Proteins encoded in a region of the Uloborus diversus isolate 005 chromosome 1, Udiv.v.3.1, whole genome shotgun sequence genome:
- the LOC129235250 gene encoding uncharacterized protein LOC129235250 gives MLVFFFALVVGLASAGHHGHNQSGMEKLLAAGLIAKALAKGGEEGGGGHHGGGHHYMPIPVPLASGGGGGGHHHHHVHHKYVPIPVKHHTNFIIAHHKVPVPVHIPVPVVKTKVVHVPVEKTKIVPIIVHKGGHHAHVGGESSYSGHQYSPSTLYAKKHSLKGSSSHLALATNARNKQVRITSLGTVRQIKNPESNATSIQFQKSSRIPDKWIVVVKNKRRPTIRRASSFEDELKTQFTGRQNSTILSR, from the exons ATGCTTGTCTTTTTCTTCGCTCTGGTTGTGGGACTAGCATCTGCTGGTCACCATGGGCACAACCAAAGTGGCATGGAAAAGCTGCTGGCTGCTGGACTGATCGCCAAAGCACTTGCCAAAGGAGGAGAGGAAGGTGGAGGTGGGCACCATGGGGGTGGCCATCATTACATGCCAATTCCAGTGCCTCTGGCCAGCGGAGGGGGAGGAGGAGGACATCACCATCACCATGTTCACCACAAATACGTACCCATCCC TGTAAAACACCACACCAACTTCATCATCGCCCATCACAAAGTCCCTGTTCCAGTGCACATCCCTGTTCCCGTAGTAAAGACAAAAGTGGTGCACGTGCCAGTAGAGAAAACCAAAATCGTGCCCATCATAGTACACAAAGGAGGCCACCACGCACATGTGGGCGGTGAGAGCAGCTACAGTGGACACCAGTACTCGCCAAGCACGCTATACGCGAAGAAACACTCCTTGAAGGGTTCATCTTCCCATCTGGCTCTGGCTACTAATGCTAGAAACAAGCAAGTGCGGATCACAAGTTTAGGAACAGTGCGACAGATCAAGAATCCCGAATCAAACGCAACATCAATACAG TTTCAGAAATCTTCTCGCATACCAGACAAGTGGATAGTTGTTGTGAAAAACAAACGCCGTCCAACAATTCGAAGGGCTTCTTCTTTCGAAGATGAATTGAAAACCCAATTTACGGGACGACAAAACAGCACGATATTATCGAGGTGA